The genomic window GCTTGGGCCTTTTTGAGCAGGCTATATCGTTTGTTTCTGAACCTTCTGAGAAGGAGCACTTGAAGGCTTGCATTGCTCAGGCTAGGGAAAATTTGCATCTAGAAGACAACCCTTCGCAAACTTTGCAAACTGCAGTGAATCGTGAAAATAGAGGTGATttctttttgaagattttttttccttttgataATTTGATGTGTCATTTATAGTTTTTTCATGCTGATGAGCTGTGTGCTTCGTGTATTTTTAAATAGTTTACTTTAACCTTCCTAATGTTTATCACGTTTTGTGTTGATTCAGGAtatctttttttccttttgataATTTGATGTGTCATTTATAGTTTTTTCATGCTGATGAGCTGTGTGCTTCGTGTATTTTTAAATAGTTTACTTTAACCTTCCTAATGTTTATCACGTTTTGTGTTGATTCAGGATATCTTTTTGAGGGGCACCTTACAGTAGATCAAGAGCCACCACAACCTGATTGGATGGTGCAGGCAAACCTCTTGGCAGCAGCTGCTAGACTATTTGAAGCCGAATCCTCTCAAGGTTTAGCAACAAATGGAAGCACAGAAGATGACGCTGCTAGTGTCCTTGAAATGCTTAGAAATAGATTGGAAGAAGTTGTGCCCCTGGTATTTATCCAATATCTTTTCATGTATTTCTGATAATCCCTTATTCggtttcatttttttctcttaattaTTAACATGACGTTGAATTTCTAGTTCAGTTTCTATAACTTCAAGAAAGATGTATATGCGGCTTCAACTTTCTTTTTGATTGATAATAACTAAGCTGGAAtcattttttgtctttttttattattacactACACCGTTTAATCAAGGGTGACTCATTttggttattttatttattttaaaaacaaaattggttAGATGGAGACTGGTGGTCCTGTAGCTCCAAGAGTTCCTCCTGCAAGTAAAGAAGTTGTGGCGAAACTTCCTGTCATTAGTCTCACAGAAGAAATCCTAGCTAATATGGGGAAAGATGCAGAATGTGCCATTTGCAGGGAAAATCTGGTGTTAAATGACAACATGCAAGAGTTGCCGTGCAAGCACACATTCCACCCACCATGTCTAAAGCCATGGCTGGTATTGTTTCCAAGTCCACTTATTTACTGAAAGTTCTGTTTTACCCTTATAAAACCAACTTTTTCATTTGGTACTATGGAGAGATATGGAAAAAAGTGACATTAACTTTGAAGTTTGCTCAACTTTATCTCTTATGTGGCAGGAGGAGCACAATTCTTGTCCAATCTGTCGTTACGAACTGCAAACTGATGATCATGCCTATGAGAGCTGGAAGGAACGTGAAAAAGAAGCTGAAGAGGAGAGGAAAGGTGCTGCAAATGCTCTTCGAGGTGGTGAATTCATGTATGTTTAGATGATCATTCAATACAATTACAATGTATAACATGGTTTACCCTGAAATAAGGGATTCAAAATATTCAGTTGGTGAATAGTTGTGTATTCTTCATTATTTGAAACTAGAGGTATCTCTATAGTTTTACTGAACACTGATTGTCTACAAATACAATCCTCCAAACAATGTTGAAGGGGTTGTGCTATATATAAACAACAGCTCATAAAATGCACCCAATTAGCCTGAATGGTAAACGCGGCAATGATTAATGGTAAACGCGGcaataaaattggattttttttatctcatttCACCATAGATTGTGAAGTGTGAAGAACTTGAGGTTGGTTTTGAAAATTGCAAAACCGTTTCTTGTATTTTAAGGTACATGTCAACCCAAATTCGGTCCTGTATTTGAACAAAATCTGTTAAAAAATTGGATTAATTCAATGGCGGTTCTTTTTTTTTCAGTGCATAATGTTAAAAACAAGAATTATTTACAAGGAAAAGTCCTCAAAATAAGGAAAATAATTGTTTTAGCATTACAAATTATCAATAACTGTTGGGACCAAATGCCTAGAAAAACATTTCTCTATAAATTAGTTAGAGCTGACATACACAGTTTGTTCTATAAATTTATCCATGTTTACAAAGATATAAAATCcatttaacataattaaatGGATAACCCTTTCAACACCAAACGTGgtcgaagaagaagaagctgcCAAAATGCCTTCACACAAAAATCcatttaacataattaaaaattgcAAGCAATACATTATTTTCAACATACTATTTTGGATTGAGTGAATCTcctttagggtatgtttggttcggggtttttggaggggaggggaggggaggtgagggaatattttaaatgttttgtgtttggttcaaattttatgaggggagaggaggggatgggaggtgagcaaaatcccttcaatgaccaatttttgcttccccccaaattggggggatttggagggaggggaggtgaggagagatgagttattataattttaattacattgacataattatcctcatatttatttgaaaataccaaaactttccttttaaaatttatattaaatcatACTAAGTTATTTGCTTGTTGCCATTTTTTTTACGTTGCCAACATCCtgtgtttattttttacctgtactatttttatttttttgttttaatgtacttttttttacaagatacttgtttttattttttacctatCCTACAACATTTTTGGaatgaatactttttttttatatataataaaatgaacactttttaATTCGTTGCactgtacatatatatatatatatatatatatatatatatatatatatatatatatatatatatatatatatatatatatataaactatcaacaagtttttttaggaaaattaactatcaataaattgttttatacatattttcatattctacacattatattttagaagtgctctaatatttttgaacataaaaaattttgtTAGAATTTTGCATTTGATTATTTCTGGAGTTTTCGGTTATtgagttttcatatttaattgtttatgtAGTGAATactgaataattttaaaatgttgagATTTTGTAAATATGacaaggataaaaaagtaaattaattttagaatccctcccctccccatgtgaaccaaacacatatttagtaaaaatctctcccctcccctcccctccctctcttttgaaccaaacataaatattatcctcccctcccctcacttcccctcccctcccctccattaaaattcctccccttccctcccctcccctccttctatttcgaaccaaacagacccttaggtACAAACTTCCGTACTCTATAGTTTTGATGGTGCAATTAAGAATGTTCAAAAACTGAACCAATCAAATAGAAAACTAGAAACCGAACcaactcaaataaaaaaatcgcAAAAAAAACGCATTTTGTTGATTGTATTTGGGTCAAATTTTCACTCAAACGTACAGTTTAGTTCGGTTTGGAATTTTTGTTTTGCCACCTGAACCAAACCACAAACTTAGAAAAACGCTTATGAAGTTAGGTATTAAAATTGGTGTTTCAATAATTAAAACAAGTATAAAGCTAAAAAATATGTGTTTcaataattaaatttgtttaaacaaaaataaataaatagaagagACCACTTATTTAAAGACTCgtcttgaaaataaaaaataaacaaaatgaaTGTATGCGCAAGACGAATTCAGATGGAAATTCTCATTATTCGTATGGCTCCCATATTTTagtattggaaaaaaaaaacccaaatttGAACCCGAACCCAAGTCACTTAATATTTCCCCCACAAAAGTTGGTGTGAGTTCAAGCGAATTCTCGAAGATACAAATTTTGTTACTATGCCTAATAACTCACTATTTTAAAATGGAATTTCGATTCCTTCACCATTGGTGGCTGCAGCTCCACTGCCACCTGTTGCAGCAACGACAATCGTAATGTCCACCTCGATGGACGAAATTAGGTACATAGGATTAAGAGCGCTCGCCACCCCAAGGACAAAAAAATATGAGTATATCCTACTAAAACTTATATTCGCCTCCCAAAGAGAGCTTGACTATTCCGTGTTATCAAAATTCACCATGTAAAAGTTCATAGTATCACTCATTTTACTGCCAGGTGCATCACTACTCTAAAGCATTTTAGTTGCATTGCACATACCAAATTTCATGCGGTTATTATATTACATGATTCTTCCATGCAGTTATTACTCTATTTTTAATTAGTTAGATTCATTAATTTACATATCTTTCTTTCATGCtagaagttaaaaaaaaaaaaaaaaaaaaaacttaaatttaccctctttttttttcataggaCAATAATAAGATATTCCTCTTTATCTCATTATAAGTGTTTCatttatgatattattatattttaaattaattgtcactttaaaatattaatgatccCCGGATTAGTGATgttttctactaatatatatttgtttattgtATTAATTGTCACTTTATGTTAAATTTTCGCCACCCTTAACCattttttctggttccgtcTGTGTCCACCCTACTTTGAAGATATCAATATCCTTTGCAAACCCTAAAGTGAAtgtgtttactttttttttattgtgtctGTTGTGCATTTCAGCACAACAGTTTGAGTGATATATTGTTCATGAGCACATCCAATGTTATCTTTTCTCCTAACAAGTAAGTTGAATATTTGAATGTAAATGAAGATTTTTAATTAAAGTATAATTATGatgataattaattataaaccGTGTGAACTAACTCATCTATGCTTACTTACTTAAACAACAGAGTATTAGATTATTGAGATTTGTAGGATAATTCAGCAAAGCTGTTCAATTCATACTTCCTTAGCCCGAAGTGTACTCCTCCTAATAACTtgattttaaggaaaatgttaaacagtgtcccTGAACActctttataaatttttataattaacaTCTACGTCAACTTATCTCAAATCCACTTGAGGAACTACTGGCGTAGTAAACACTCGTGTTGGACCAAAAACTTAAAAACAGTTCGTAAACACTGTTTAGATCTTTGTTTATGAATACTGAACAATATAGACTATGTCTATTGAAatacttcatccgtcccaaaatataagacctATATCACTGCACGTACGCTAatgcataattttaatcactaatatttttaattatatatttgtaaacattataaaaactttatattttgaaaatactcatcaaaacaaatcacacaagatCTCATTCATTGTCACCGTTCATCGTTATCACTCGAGTCGTTCTTCAAATTGTTCACCATTGTAGCTTGTATTATGTTGTCATTGCTGTGTTATTCGTCTTGCAACAAAAGTAGTATTTTGATACTAAGTATATTTTTTAACATAgaataagaaaaacaaacattttacAAGAGAGTGGAAGCTAGTTTCTTGACTTGAAAGAAACTTCCACTTTCATTCACCATTTTTCagaaactatttatatatttacttttgAAATACCAAACCAATGgatcaaaatataaaagtaaacATACACACACATACTGCAATTCAAGACTCAAAAAAGGAAGTAGATGAATAGTCAAAATCTGGAGATTTAACTCGAAACTGAATGAGGAGGGATGGAGGCGGCATGCGAATTGATGAAGGGAGCGAGAAGAACAATCATGAAAGAGATTTAGGGATTTCGTTTTTCtaacatttattttaataacacttattgaaattaaaataaataataatgttacATGTAATTGTTTTTATTCATGTGACATCTGCCATGTCATATGTCTACGCAACATAATCGAATTTGAACCTAAAATGAGATGGCGGGccaaaagcaaaaaaattgaaatagatgGACTAAAAAATAGTGGGACCAAAATTAATGTGCAGAATCTATAACAAGTACTTGCAAAAAATATATCAGACATGTAATGATCAACAATATGTATAATTGTTTGTTGTACTAAACAACATTCCTAAAATCATCCTTTCACAGGCAAGCAATTTAAAAATGATTATATCCCACTACAAATCTCAAACCAAGCAACTCTAGCAATGCTAAAAATGCAGACCTCACACAGCAACCAATATTATTACCTCAAAAATGAATTGTAACCATTATTGTTTTGTAAGTTCACTCAAATTAATATATACCAGCACCTCTGGCTAACGAATTCAAGATGTCGAAGCAGCCCCCAATCCCCCAATCGTCATATGATAAAATTGCCAGAGTATATCATTCTCGAAAACCAAAGTTAAGAAACCTTTCATGACAAATCTATTTGATATGTAGACGAATCGCATAAACATTACCAATTGATGGGATAAAAGACCAGAGAATTAACTGTGAACCTGTACGAACCTCAGATTCTAATAATATACCACCTTGTTAACTGCTCGGCTTTACCCTACTCCACCTATTTGCAGATCTTTGTGAACTTTGTGGCGACTCACGAGGCTCAGAAAATCTATCATTTCTAGCTGCATATCTTTGTGGATTTTGAGTCCACTCACGAGGCTCTGAATATCTACTGTTGTTTCGGGTTGGAGCAGATCTTGGTGAATTTTGATTCCACTCACGAGGCTCTGAGAATCTATCGCTTCTAGGTGCAGATCCCATTCCATCAATCCTGCCACCTCTTCTGTTATTGTTATTTCTCCTCTCATCATGATTG from Trifolium pratense cultivar HEN17-A07 linkage group LG1, ARS_RC_1.1, whole genome shotgun sequence includes these protein-coding regions:
- the LOC123916294 gene encoding E3 ubiquitin-protein ligase AIP2 — translated: MESENLIKQELEELQKQLGKKQKFEDAVSSLKSLLQQSYPSASTSLRKSFYTVICRVATVLKTRYTAPGFWSAGLGLFEQAISFVSEPSEKEHLKACIAQARENLHLEDNPSQTLQTAVNRENRGYLFEGHLTVDQEPPQPDWMVQANLLAAAARLFEAESSQGLATNGSTEDDAASVLEMLRNRLEEVVPLMETGGPVAPRVPPASKEVVAKLPVISLTEEILANMGKDAECAICRENLVLNDNMQELPCKHTFHPPCLKPWLEEHNSCPICRYELQTDDHAYESWKEREKEAEEERKGAANALRGGEFMYV